The Nocardioides salarius genome includes a region encoding these proteins:
- a CDS encoding MarR family winged helix-turn-helix transcriptional regulator, with the protein MRLEQEVGVMIRRVKRVIGERAHAVHPDLQPASYLMLAYLGQHGPMRASVAAEMFNIDKGAISRQVAHLVDLGLVERTQDPDDGRASLISATASAVERLTAVAEHRRRWLDERLDDWDAEELEDFARVLGRYNEALNRS; encoded by the coding sequence ATGCGCCTGGAGCAGGAGGTGGGCGTGATGATCCGCCGCGTGAAGCGGGTGATCGGGGAGCGTGCCCACGCCGTGCACCCCGACCTGCAGCCGGCGTCGTACCTGATGCTGGCCTACCTGGGCCAGCACGGCCCGATGCGGGCCTCGGTCGCGGCCGAGATGTTCAACATCGACAAGGGCGCCATCAGCCGCCAGGTCGCGCACCTCGTCGACCTCGGCCTCGTCGAGCGCACCCAGGATCCCGACGACGGCCGCGCCTCGCTCATCTCGGCCACCGCGTCGGCCGTCGAGCGGCTGACCGCGGTCGCCGAGCACCGGCGGCGCTGGCTCGACGAGCGGCTCGACGACTGGGACGCCGAGGAGCTCGAGGACTTTGCGCGCGTGCTGGGCCGCTACAACGAGGCCCTCAACCGCAGCTGA
- a CDS encoding glycoside hydrolase family 13 protein, whose protein sequence is MALNDPNQGAGAEWWRHAVIYQVYPRSFADADGDGVGDLPGITARLPYLRDLGVDAVWISPFYRSPQKDHGYDVSDYCDIDPLFGTLEDADTLVATAHELGLKIIADLVPNHSSDQHVWFQAALAAEPGSPERARYLFRDGRGPQGQEPPNNWQSVFGGAAWTRVAEHPDGRDDDPQWYLHLFDSTQPDFDWRNPEVGDMFVDVLRFWLDRGVDGFRVDVAHGLLKEESLRDQVVAEGEQPDSAAPINEERSMVERTLRDEPMWDQPEVHDVYRRWHDVLAEYDGDRMLVAEAWTQTPESMAQFVRDDEMSQAFNFSWLLAPWSAEAFEGVITGTFTALADVQASPTWVLSNHDVVRHVTRYGGGAKGLARARAATLAMLALPGSSYVYQGEELGLEQVDVAPEHRQDPSYLRTGEVGRDGCRVPMPWSGEKPPFGFGPGEGQPWIPQPEGWADVTVDAQRVDPDSTLAFYQRALAARRALSSATGEVEMLDLGRDVLAFRRGPVTVVLNCGSTPVSRPQGEVVASSGPVSDLLPGDTAVWVRS, encoded by the coding sequence ATGGCTTTGAACGATCCAAACCAGGGCGCCGGCGCCGAGTGGTGGCGCCACGCCGTCATCTACCAGGTCTACCCGCGCTCCTTCGCCGACGCCGACGGTGACGGCGTGGGCGACCTGCCCGGCATCACCGCCCGGCTGCCCTACCTGCGCGACCTGGGCGTCGACGCGGTGTGGATCTCGCCGTTCTACCGCTCCCCGCAGAAGGACCACGGGTACGACGTCAGCGACTACTGCGACATCGACCCGCTCTTCGGCACCCTCGAGGACGCCGACACGCTCGTGGCGACCGCCCACGAGCTGGGCCTCAAGATCATCGCCGACCTGGTGCCCAACCACTCCTCCGACCAGCACGTGTGGTTCCAGGCCGCGCTGGCCGCCGAGCCCGGCAGCCCCGAGCGCGCGCGCTACCTCTTCCGCGACGGCCGCGGCCCGCAGGGCCAGGAGCCGCCCAACAACTGGCAGTCGGTCTTCGGCGGCGCCGCGTGGACCCGGGTGGCCGAGCACCCGGACGGGCGCGACGACGACCCGCAGTGGTACCTGCACCTCTTCGACTCCACCCAGCCCGACTTCGACTGGCGCAACCCCGAGGTCGGCGACATGTTCGTCGACGTGCTGCGCTTCTGGCTCGACCGCGGGGTCGACGGCTTCCGCGTCGACGTGGCGCACGGCCTGCTCAAGGAGGAGTCGCTGCGCGACCAGGTGGTCGCCGAGGGCGAGCAGCCCGACAGCGCGGCGCCGATCAACGAGGAGCGCTCGATGGTCGAGCGCACCCTGCGCGACGAGCCGATGTGGGACCAGCCCGAGGTGCACGACGTCTACCGGCGCTGGCACGACGTGCTCGCCGAGTACGACGGCGACCGGATGCTGGTGGCCGAGGCCTGGACCCAGACCCCCGAGTCGATGGCGCAGTTCGTGCGCGACGACGAGATGAGCCAGGCCTTCAACTTCTCCTGGCTGCTGGCCCCGTGGTCGGCCGAGGCGTTCGAGGGCGTCATCACCGGCACCTTCACCGCGCTCGCCGACGTGCAGGCCAGCCCGACGTGGGTGCTGAGCAACCACGACGTCGTACGCCACGTGACCCGCTACGGCGGGGGCGCGAAGGGCCTGGCCCGGGCGCGCGCCGCGACGCTGGCGATGCTGGCGCTGCCCGGCTCGTCGTACGTCTACCAGGGCGAGGAGCTGGGGCTCGAGCAGGTCGACGTGGCCCCCGAGCACCGGCAGGACCCGTCCTACCTGCGCACCGGCGAGGTCGGCCGCGACGGCTGCCGGGTGCCGATGCCGTGGTCGGGCGAGAAGCCGCCGTTCGGCTTCGGGCCCGGCGAGGGCCAGCCGTGGATTCCCCAGCCCGAGGGCTGGGCCGACGTGACCGTCGACGCCCAGCGGGTCGACCCCGACTCGACGCTGGCGTTCTACCAGCGCGCGCTCGCGGCGCGCCGGGCGCTGAGCAGCGCCACCGGCGAGGTCGAGATGCTCGACCTGGGCCGCGACGTGCTGGCCTTCCGGCGCGGGCCGGTGACCGTGGTGCTCAACTGCGGCTCCACCCCGGTCAGCCGCCCCCAGGGCGAGGTCGTGGCCAGCAGCGGGCCGGTCTCCGACCTGCTGCCCGGCGACACCGCGGTCTGGGTGCGCTCCTGA
- a CDS encoding cryptochrome/photolyase family protein, with protein MVSVMWFRRDLRLSDNPALVEAGADGEVLPLFVLDPRLWGPAGPSRQAYLAGSLRSLDASLRRRRGTLSVVRGDPVRRVVLAAGAVGAERVHVSADFGPYGRERDEAVEQALADAGIELVRTGSPYAVDPGRVRNGSGAPYKVFTPFSRAWNDMGWDAPADAPTGVSWLRLDEGTTEIPEPRVPAGLDLPEPGEASAQRQWAEFLDRVDDYDTDRDRPDRDGTSRMSVHLKYGEVHPRTLLADLGAKRSRGAQTYRTELAWREFYADVLYRRPDSARDYYKPEFSRMDYDRPGDQLTAWQEGRTGFPVVDAGMRQLRATGWMHNRLRMIVASFLVKDLHVEWQHGARHFLHWLVDGDLASNNHGWQWTAGSGTDASPFFRVFNPTTQGRRFDPDGAYVRRWVSELADPDQVPDPHEPDADTRDLVGYPAPMLDHKEERQEALDRYERIKG; from the coding sequence GTGGTCAGCGTGATGTGGTTCCGCCGCGACCTGCGGCTCTCCGACAACCCAGCGCTCGTCGAGGCAGGCGCCGACGGGGAGGTGCTGCCGCTCTTCGTGCTCGACCCCCGCCTGTGGGGTCCGGCCGGTCCGAGCCGGCAGGCCTACCTGGCGGGCTCGCTGCGCTCGCTCGACGCCTCGCTGCGCCGGCGCCGGGGGACGCTGTCGGTGGTGCGCGGCGACCCGGTGCGCCGCGTGGTGCTGGCCGCCGGGGCGGTCGGCGCCGAGCGGGTGCACGTCAGCGCCGACTTCGGCCCCTACGGGCGCGAGCGCGACGAGGCGGTCGAGCAGGCCCTCGCCGACGCCGGCATCGAGCTGGTGCGCACCGGGTCGCCGTACGCCGTCGACCCCGGGCGGGTGCGCAACGGCTCGGGCGCGCCCTACAAGGTCTTCACCCCGTTCTCGCGGGCCTGGAACGACATGGGCTGGGACGCGCCCGCCGACGCCCCGACCGGGGTCTCGTGGCTGCGGCTGGACGAGGGCACCACCGAGATCCCCGAGCCGCGCGTCCCCGCGGGCCTCGACCTGCCCGAGCCCGGGGAGGCCTCGGCCCAGCGGCAGTGGGCGGAGTTCCTCGACCGCGTCGACGACTACGACACCGACCGCGACCGGCCCGACCGCGACGGCACCAGCCGGATGTCGGTGCACCTGAAGTACGGCGAGGTGCACCCGCGCACGCTGCTGGCCGACCTGGGCGCGAAGCGGAGCAGGGGCGCGCAGACCTACCGCACCGAGCTGGCGTGGCGCGAGTTCTACGCCGACGTGCTCTACCGGCGACCCGACTCGGCCCGCGACTACTACAAGCCCGAGTTCTCGCGCATGGACTACGACCGCCCCGGCGACCAGCTCACCGCCTGGCAGGAGGGGCGCACCGGCTTCCCGGTCGTCGACGCCGGCATGCGCCAGCTGCGCGCGACCGGCTGGATGCACAACCGGCTGCGGATGATCGTGGCCAGCTTCCTGGTCAAGGACCTGCACGTGGAGTGGCAGCACGGCGCCCGGCACTTCCTGCACTGGCTCGTCGACGGCGACCTGGCCAGCAACAACCACGGCTGGCAGTGGACGGCCGGCAGCGGCACCGACGCCTCGCCGTTCTTCCGGGTCTTCAACCCCACCACGCAGGGCCGGCGCTTCGACCCCGACGGCGCCTACGTGCGCCGCTGGGTCAGCGAGCTCGCCGACCCCGACCAGGTGCCCGACCCGCACGAGCCAGACGCCGACACCCGCGACCTGGTCGGCTACCCGGCGCCGATGCTCGACCACAAGGAGGAGCGCCAGGAGGCCCTCGACAGGTACGAGAGGATCAAGGGATGA
- a CDS encoding metal-dependent transcriptional regulator — translation MSDLIDTTEMYLRTIYELVEEGIVPLRARIAERLHQSGPTVSQTVARMERDGLLTVEGDRHLELTEDGLRLATRVMRKHRLAERLLIDVIGLEWELVHEEACRWEHVMSETVERRLLELLDHPTESPYGNPIPGLDELGQTSTAETFMSGVESLTSAASPEEGRVLVRRISEEMQKDEQLMSALRRVGALPDKTVTIVATEAGVLVGAAGESAEIVPEAADHIFVRRL, via the coding sequence GTGAGCGACCTGATCGACACCACCGAGATGTACCTCCGCACGATCTACGAGCTCGTGGAGGAGGGGATCGTGCCCCTGCGCGCCCGGATCGCCGAGCGGCTGCACCAGAGCGGGCCGACGGTGTCGCAGACGGTGGCGCGCATGGAGCGCGACGGGCTGCTCACCGTCGAGGGCGACCGCCACCTCGAGCTGACCGAGGACGGGCTGCGGCTGGCGACCCGGGTGATGCGCAAGCACCGCCTGGCCGAGCGCCTGCTGATCGACGTCATCGGCCTGGAGTGGGAGCTGGTGCACGAGGAGGCGTGCCGCTGGGAGCACGTCATGTCCGAGACCGTCGAGCGCCGCCTGCTCGAGCTGCTCGACCACCCCACCGAGTCGCCGTACGGCAACCCGATCCCGGGCCTCGACGAGCTCGGCCAGACCAGCACTGCTGAGACCTTCATGAGCGGCGTCGAGTCGCTGACCAGCGCCGCCAGCCCCGAGGAGGGTCGGGTGCTGGTGCGCCGCATCTCGGAGGAGATGCAGAAGGACGAGCAGCTGATGAGCGCGCTGCGCCGCGTCGGCGCGCTGCCCGACAAGACCGTGACGATCGTGGCCACCGAGGCCGGGGTGCTGGTCGGCGCGGCCGGCGAGAGCGCCGAGATCGTGCCCGAGGCCGCCGACCACATCTTCGTGCGCAGGCTCTAG
- a CDS encoding Sir2 family NAD-dependent protein deacetylase, with translation MNDALGLLAGRPLVVLTGAGLSTDSGIPDYRGPGAPRRTPMTYQEFVSGPGPRRRYWARSHLGWGRMRHAEPNPGHLAVARLGADLVITQNVDGLHERVGTPGLVALHGRIADVVCLSCRATSARADLHRRLTALNPGFAEQHADVASNPDGDVALEETDGFVVPDCECGGLLKPDVVFFGENVPPARVARCYEAVEALGPSGGALLVAGSSLTVMSGLRFVKRAAKAGTPVVVLNRGATRGDDLATRTVHAGCSEFLTALADLRAEAVPA, from the coding sequence GTGAACGACGCGCTCGGGCTGCTGGCCGGCCGGCCGCTGGTGGTGCTCACCGGCGCCGGGCTGTCGACCGACTCGGGCATCCCCGACTACCGCGGCCCGGGCGCCCCCCGGCGCACCCCGATGACCTACCAGGAGTTCGTCTCCGGGCCCGGCCCGCGGCGTCGCTACTGGGCCCGCAGCCACCTGGGCTGGGGCCGGATGCGCCACGCCGAGCCCAACCCCGGCCATCTCGCGGTCGCCCGGCTGGGCGCCGACCTGGTGATCACCCAGAACGTCGACGGCCTCCACGAGCGCGTCGGCACCCCCGGCCTGGTCGCCCTGCACGGCCGGATCGCCGACGTCGTGTGCCTCTCGTGCCGCGCGACCAGCGCCCGCGCCGACCTGCACCGGCGCCTGACCGCGCTCAACCCCGGCTTCGCCGAGCAGCATGCCGACGTGGCCAGCAACCCCGACGGCGACGTGGCCCTCGAGGAGACCGACGGCTTCGTCGTGCCCGACTGCGAGTGCGGTGGGCTGCTCAAGCCCGACGTGGTCTTCTTCGGCGAGAACGTGCCGCCGGCGCGGGTGGCGCGCTGCTACGAGGCCGTCGAGGCGCTCGGGCCGAGCGGCGGCGCGCTCCTGGTCGCCGGCTCCAGCCTGACGGTGATGAGCGGGCTGCGCTTCGTCAAGCGGGCCGCCAAGGCCGGCACCCCCGTGGTCGTCCTCAACCGGGGCGCGACCAGGGGCGACGACCTGGCCACCCGCACGGTGCACGCCGGCTGCAGCGAGTTCCTCACCGCCCTGGCCGACCTGCGTGCCGAGGCGGTCCCGGCCTAG
- a CDS encoding DUF2277 domain-containing protein, translated as MCRNIRQLHNFEPPASTDEVEAAALQYVRKVSGSTKPSQANQAAFDRAVAEVAEATRHLLDALVTTAPPKDREVEAAKARARAAERYAR; from the coding sequence ATGTGCCGCAACATCCGCCAGCTCCACAACTTCGAGCCGCCGGCGAGCACCGACGAGGTCGAGGCCGCGGCGCTGCAGTACGTGCGCAAGGTCAGCGGGTCCACCAAGCCGTCCCAGGCCAACCAGGCCGCCTTCGACCGGGCCGTGGCCGAGGTCGCCGAGGCCACCCGGCACCTGCTCGACGCCCTGGTCACCACCGCACCGCCCAAGGACCGCGAGGTCGAGGCGGCCAAGGCACGGGCCCGGGCCGCGGAGCGGTACGCCCGGTGA
- a CDS encoding saccharopine dehydrogenase family protein, with the protein MAATPDPASRSEREHDLVLLGATGFTGRLTAEYLARNAPAGLRWALAGRNPEKLAGVRADLAAIDPALGELPLVTADSGDAASLAALAGSTRVVITTVGPYLEHGEPLVAACAAAGTDYVDLTGEPEFVDRMYLAHHETAERTGARIVHACGFDSIPHDLGAWYTVQQLQATGPVTVRGVVRASGTFSGGTFHSAMGATSRMKQTREAAKQRREVEKRPEGRRSRAVAGKPHRDGELGYYLLPLPTLDPMVVARSGAALDSYGPDFRYSHYIGTRTLRYAVGGMAGLVGIGVAAQVPPVRNLLKSRIKQGEGPSPARREKSWFTVDFIGEGDGRTIHTRVSGGDPGYGETSKMLAESALCLLHDDNPTTAGCVTTAQAMGENLTARLMAAGIRFETVEGQREG; encoded by the coding sequence ATGGCTGCCACCCCTGATCCCGCCTCCCGCTCCGAGCGCGAGCACGACCTGGTGCTGCTCGGCGCCACCGGCTTCACCGGTCGGCTGACCGCGGAGTACCTGGCGCGCAACGCCCCCGCCGGCCTGCGCTGGGCGCTGGCCGGACGCAACCCGGAGAAGCTGGCGGGGGTGCGCGCCGACCTGGCCGCCATCGACCCGGCGCTGGGCGAGCTGCCGCTGGTGACCGCCGACTCCGGCGACGCCGCGTCGCTGGCCGCGCTGGCCGGCAGCACCCGCGTCGTGATCACCACCGTCGGGCCCTACCTCGAGCACGGCGAGCCGCTGGTGGCCGCCTGCGCCGCCGCGGGCACCGACTACGTCGACCTCACCGGCGAGCCCGAGTTCGTCGACCGGATGTACCTGGCCCACCACGAGACCGCCGAGCGCACCGGCGCGCGCATCGTGCACGCCTGCGGCTTCGACTCGATCCCCCACGACCTGGGGGCCTGGTACACCGTCCAGCAGCTGCAGGCCACCGGCCCGGTCACGGTGCGTGGCGTGGTGCGCGCCTCGGGCACCTTCTCCGGCGGCACCTTCCACTCCGCGATGGGGGCGACCTCGCGGATGAAGCAGACCCGTGAGGCCGCCAAGCAGCGCCGCGAGGTCGAGAAGCGCCCCGAGGGCCGGCGCAGCCGCGCGGTCGCCGGCAAGCCGCACCGCGACGGCGAGCTGGGCTACTACCTGCTGCCGCTGCCCACCCTCGACCCGATGGTGGTCGCGCGCAGCGGCGCAGCGCTCGACTCCTACGGCCCCGACTTCCGCTACTCCCACTACATCGGCACCAGGACGCTGCGCTACGCGGTGGGCGGGATGGCCGGCCTGGTCGGGATCGGCGTGGCCGCGCAGGTCCCGCCCGTGCGCAACCTGCTCAAGAGCCGCATCAAGCAGGGCGAGGGTCCCTCGCCGGCGCGCCGGGAGAAGAGCTGGTTCACCGTCGACTTCATCGGCGAGGGCGACGGTCGCACCATCCACACGCGCGTCTCCGGCGGCGACCCCGGCTACGGCGAGACCTCCAAGATGCTCGCGGAGTCGGCGCTGTGCCTGCTCCACGACGACAACCCGACCACCGCCGGCTGCGTGACCACGGCCCAGGCGATGGGGGAGAACCTCACCGCCCGGCTGATGGCCGCCGGCATCCGCTTCGAGACGGTCGAGGGCCAGCGCGAGGGCTGA
- a CDS encoding DNA adenine methylase, translating to MPPRLPTAPLTTPAASDAAARAAIFPRVRWMGSKHKLLPHLAQAFADVAPAAGPGSALDAFSGSGVVSYLLKHQGWSVHSNDYLGFPGVVASAGVVNHDTVLSDDDVERILGPAADERDFVRRTFTGVYFTPDDLAFLDSAWSHIDTMSGGGRAVAIAALCLAAARKQPRGVFTLTGDLSRYDDGRRDLRLSLREHFVERVADYNAAVFAGPRECTVSSLEIGELPQRRHDLVYLDPPYAPPADDNDYTKRFHFLEGLSRYWVGDTIMWDTKSRKLPKRVTKYSSRRTIEEAFREVFKQFHDSPLVLSYSSNALPDLETLVRLLREVKDEVEVRRVPHTYHYGTHRSAVRRSVDEYLFLAR from the coding sequence GTGCCTCCCCGCCTGCCCACCGCCCCGCTCACCACGCCGGCGGCCTCCGACGCGGCGGCCCGGGCGGCGATCTTCCCGCGGGTGCGCTGGATGGGCTCGAAGCACAAGCTGCTGCCGCACCTGGCCCAGGCCTTCGCCGACGTCGCGCCCGCGGCGGGGCCCGGCTCGGCGCTCGACGCCTTCAGCGGCTCGGGCGTGGTGTCCTACCTGCTCAAGCACCAGGGCTGGTCGGTGCACAGCAACGACTACCTGGGCTTCCCCGGCGTGGTGGCCAGCGCCGGCGTGGTCAACCACGACACGGTGCTCTCGGACGACGACGTCGAGCGCATCCTGGGCCCGGCCGCCGACGAGCGCGACTTCGTGCGCCGCACCTTCACCGGCGTCTACTTCACCCCCGACGACCTGGCCTTCCTCGACTCGGCGTGGAGCCACATCGACACGATGAGCGGCGGGGGCCGCGCGGTGGCGATCGCCGCGCTGTGCCTGGCCGCGGCGCGCAAGCAGCCCCGCGGGGTCTTCACGCTCACCGGTGACCTGAGCCGCTACGACGACGGGCGCCGCGACCTGCGGCTGAGCCTGCGCGAGCACTTCGTCGAGCGGGTCGCCGACTACAACGCGGCCGTCTTCGCCGGGCCGCGCGAGTGCACGGTCTCCTCGCTGGAGATCGGCGAGCTGCCGCAGCGCCGCCACGACCTGGTCTACCTCGACCCGCCGTACGCGCCGCCGGCCGACGACAACGACTACACCAAGCGCTTCCACTTCCTCGAGGGGCTCTCGCGCTACTGGGTGGGCGACACGATCATGTGGGACACCAAGAGCCGCAAGCTGCCCAAGCGGGTCACCAAGTACTCCTCGCGGCGCACCATCGAGGAGGCCTTCCGCGAGGTGTTCAAGCAGTTCCACGACTCGCCGTTGGTGCTCTCCTACTCCTCCAACGCGCTGCCCGACCTCGAGACGCTGGTGCGGCTGCTGCGCGAGGTCAAGGACGAGGTGGAGGTGCGCCGGGTGCCGCACACCTACCACTACGGCACCCACCGCTCCGCCGTACGCCGCTCGGTCGACGAGTACCTCTTCCTCGCCCGATGA
- a CDS encoding LCP family protein, producing MTDPDPTPHAEVATPVAAGARAGRRRAKPRRSHTVGRVLVATLVVLGMVSGLSVTYLYRHYSDNLTVLDIEDQLVGERPDKVEVAGPQEPLNVLVMGSDSRDGEGNNIDGLTGGGERSDTTLLLHLSADRERAYGVSIPRDSMVDRPACRTEDGTEIPAESYTMWNEAFQLAGPACTIQQFEELSGIRLDHFVVVDFEGFQGMVDAVGGVEVCIPETIDDRAHGIYLEAGTRKLEGIQALNYVRERYALSGGSDIGRMKRQQAFIASMASTVLSSDTLARPDRLLAFLEAATESLTLDEGLGNLVRIARLGYEFRGIGADKVQFMTIPNTVDPQDPNKLVWTEDAAGVWNALAEDEPLTKKLRSDVISAGKVPGSSSGDSGDSGGSGGGNGGGNGLASDEALEAAGLCT from the coding sequence GTGACCGACCCCGACCCGACGCCGCACGCCGAGGTGGCGACCCCGGTCGCCGCCGGCGCCCGCGCCGGTCGCCGGCGGGCCAAGCCCCGCCGCTCGCACACCGTGGGCCGGGTGCTGGTCGCCACCCTGGTCGTCCTGGGCATGGTCTCCGGGCTCTCGGTGACCTACCTCTACCGGCACTACAGCGACAACCTCACCGTCCTCGACATCGAGGACCAGCTGGTCGGCGAGCGCCCCGACAAGGTCGAGGTCGCCGGGCCGCAGGAGCCGCTCAACGTGCTCGTGATGGGCTCCGACAGCCGCGACGGCGAGGGCAACAACATCGACGGGCTCACCGGCGGGGGCGAGCGCTCCGACACCACGCTGCTGCTGCACCTCTCGGCCGACCGGGAGCGCGCGTACGGCGTCAGCATCCCGCGCGACTCGATGGTCGACCGGCCCGCCTGCCGCACCGAGGACGGCACCGAGATCCCGGCCGAGTCCTACACGATGTGGAACGAGGCCTTCCAGCTCGCCGGGCCCGCCTGCACCATCCAGCAGTTCGAGGAGCTCAGCGGCATCCGCCTCGACCACTTCGTCGTCGTCGACTTCGAGGGCTTCCAGGGGATGGTCGACGCCGTCGGCGGCGTCGAGGTGTGCATCCCCGAGACCATCGACGACCGTGCGCACGGCATCTACCTCGAGGCCGGCACCCGCAAGCTCGAGGGCATCCAGGCGCTGAACTACGTGCGCGAGCGCTACGCGCTCTCGGGCGGCTCCGACATCGGCCGGATGAAGCGCCAGCAGGCGTTCATCGCCTCGATGGCCAGCACCGTGCTCTCCTCCGACACCCTGGCCCGTCCCGACCGGCTGCTGGCCTTCCTCGAGGCCGCCACCGAGTCGCTGACCCTCGACGAGGGGCTCGGCAACCTGGTGAGGATCGCCCGGCTCGGCTACGAGTTCCGCGGCATCGGGGCCGACAAGGTCCAGTTCATGACCATCCCCAACACCGTCGACCCCCAGGACCCCAACAAGCTGGTGTGGACCGAGGACGCCGCCGGGGTCTGGAACGCCCTGGCCGAGGACGAGCCGCTGACCAAGAAGCTGCGCAGCGACGTCATCAGTGCCGGCAAGGTGCCCGGCTCCTCCTCGGGTGACTCGGGCGACTCGGGTGGCTCCGGCGGCGGGAACGGCGGCGGGAACGGGCTGGCGAGCGACGAGGCGCTCGAGGCCGCGGGGCTGTGCACGTGA
- a CDS encoding large conductance mechanosensitive channel protein MscL, translating into MGGFKSFVLRGNLVDLAVAVIIATSFGLVVTTFTNWLTAQLPDSASDIFTNDENSFGAFMNAVISFLMLAAIVYFLVVLPYTKAKEKYFPSPAPGTPEDTVLLREIRDALLAGRDTPTA; encoded by the coding sequence ATGGGTGGGTTCAAGAGCTTCGTCCTGCGCGGCAACCTGGTCGACCTCGCGGTCGCCGTCATCATCGCCACATCGTTCGGTCTCGTGGTCACCACGTTCACCAACTGGCTCACCGCACAGCTCCCCGACAGCGCCAGCGACATCTTCACCAACGACGAGAACTCGTTCGGCGCCTTCATGAACGCGGTGATCTCGTTCCTGATGCTGGCCGCGATCGTCTACTTCCTCGTCGTGCTGCCCTACACCAAGGCCAAGGAGAAGTACTTCCCCAGCCCCGCGCCGGGCACGCCGGAGGACACCGTGCTGCTGCGCGAGATCCGCGACGCGCTCCTCGCCGGTCGGGACACCCCGACCGCCTGA
- a CDS encoding SAF domain-containing protein encodes MLSADPRHPDPPLTRLRRAALGVRRSLLARRRPLAALLGAVAVLAGLQAATQPPPPGVAVRVAAHDLPGGAVIADDDLTTVDFALDSVPADLVAEPVGEVLASPLTRGEPVSRARLVGPGLGEHAGAGVVALPVRLPDPEAAALLAVGDRIDLVATDPAEGGSGVVAPGVTVLALPEPSVTAGSAATGLGGRVVVLGVDPAGVPTISEAAARSFLSYAWSH; translated from the coding sequence GTGCTCTCCGCCGACCCGCGCCACCCCGACCCGCCGCTGACCCGCCTGCGTCGCGCCGCCCTCGGCGTACGCCGCTCGCTGCTGGCCCGGCGCCGCCCGCTCGCCGCCCTGCTCGGCGCGGTCGCCGTGCTGGCCGGGCTGCAGGCGGCCACCCAGCCTCCCCCGCCCGGCGTGGCGGTGCGGGTCGCCGCCCACGACCTGCCCGGCGGCGCGGTCATCGCGGACGACGACCTGACGACGGTCGACTTCGCGCTCGACAGCGTGCCCGCCGACCTCGTGGCGGAGCCCGTCGGCGAGGTGCTGGCCTCGCCGCTGACCCGGGGCGAGCCGGTGAGCCGCGCGCGGCTGGTCGGGCCCGGGTTGGGCGAGCACGCCGGCGCGGGCGTGGTCGCGCTGCCGGTGCGCCTGCCCGACCCCGAGGCGGCCGCACTGCTGGCGGTGGGCGACCGCATCGACCTGGTGGCCACCGACCCCGCCGAGGGCGGCTCGGGCGTGGTCGCGCCCGGGGTCACGGTGCTCGCGCTGCCGGAGCCGTCGGTGACCGCGGGCAGCGCCGCGACCGGGCTGGGCGGGCGGGTGGTGGTGCTCGGCGTCGACCCGGCGGGCGTCCCCACGATCAGCGAGGCCGCGGCGAGGTCCTTCCTGTCCTACGCCTGGTCGCACTAG
- a CDS encoding FmdB family zinc ribbon protein, with product MPTYQYACTECGHAFEQFQSFSDDALTTCPECEGRLRKLFNAVGVVFKGSGFYRTDSRSESGSGSSGSSSNGSSAPSTSPSKESTSSSGSSGSTSSTSSGSSSSTSSSTPAASS from the coding sequence ATGCCGACCTACCAGTACGCCTGCACCGAGTGCGGCCACGCCTTCGAGCAGTTCCAGAGCTTCTCCGACGACGCGCTGACCACGTGTCCCGAGTGCGAGGGCCGGCTGCGCAAGCTCTTCAACGCCGTCGGCGTCGTCTTCAAGGGCTCCGGCTTCTACCGCACCGACAGCCGCAGCGAGTCGGGCTCGGGCAGCAGCGGCTCCAGCAGCAACGGCTCGTCGGCCCCGTCGACGTCCCCGAGCAAGGAGTCGACCTCGAGCAGCGGCTCGTCCGGCTCGACCTCGTCGACCTCGTCGGGGTCGTCGAGCAGCACCTCGAGCAGCACCCCCGCCGCCTCCTCCTGA